The segment CCGTGACCTGCTCGGCCGCGAACCAGCCGTTGCCGCACCGAATTTCGCTGCCTTCCCGCTCGACAACGGTTTCACCCTCGGCCTCTGGCGCCGCAGCAATGTCGAACCGCAGCCATCAGCCATCGGAAACCGCGGCGAACTCGCCTTCATGGTCGAGGGCGACGGCGCGGTCGCAGAACACTACAAGGACTGGAAAGCTCGCGGCCTGCCGATTGCGCAGGAGCTGACCACGATGGATTTCGGACCGACCTTCGTCGTGCTCGATCCCGACGGCCATCGTCTCAGGGTTTGTGAGCCGGATAAGTGAATTGTCCTTACCTTCTCCCCGACGGGGAGAAGGTGCCTCAAAGGGGCGGATGAGGGCGCGCTACTGGCAAAAGCGCACTGTCTTCAACGGAATTTGGCACATACGGGGGCCGTCTTACGGTGCAACGCCCCCTCAACCCGCGCGTACCGCGCGACGTTCTCCCCGCTGGGGCGAAGGTTATTTCCCTCAGAGATCACCCCGCATCGGATGGCCTTTGTAGACACCCAATATGCGGACTTTTTCGGAGAAGAATCGCAATTCCTCCAGCGCCCGGCGCACATGCGCATCGGAGGGATGGCCTTCGATGTCGGCGTAAAACTGCGTCGCTACAAAACGGCCACCGAGCTGATAGCTTTCGAGCTTGGTCATGTTGATGCCGTTGGTCGCAAAGCCGCCCAAGGCTTTGTAGAGCGCGGCCGGAATGTTGCGGACGTTGAAGACGAATGTGGTGACGATCTTCTCTTCGGCCGAGCTGCGCTGCGCCCAGTTCTCATCACGCGACAGCACCACGAAGCGCGTCACATTGCTTTCGGTGTCCTCGACATTTTCCGCAACGATTTCCAGCCCATAGAGATCAGCAGCCAGCCGCGGCGCAAGGGCGGCCATGGTACGGTCGCCGGTTTCGTGCACGAGCTTGGCCGCACCCGCCGTATCGCCGGCGATGATTGGTTTCCAGCCATTGGCGCGCACGACCTTGCGGCATTGGCCAAGTGCATGGATGTGGCTGTGCACCGTGCGGATCTCTTCCTTCTTCACGCCCGGCAGCACCATGAGCTGGAAGTGGATCGGCATGAAATATTCGCCGACGATGTGCAGCCGCGATTCCGGCAGCAGATGATGGATATCGGCGACCCGGCCGGCGATCGTGTTCTCGATCGGAATCATGCCGAGATCGGCTTCGCCATTGTCGACGGCGGTGAAGGCATCCTCGAAGGTCTGACAAGGCAGCGGCTCCATCGTCGGGAACATGTCACGGCTGGCCATGTCGGAATTGGCGCCGTAGTCGCCCTGGAAAGAGATCTTGTTGGTCTTGGTGATCATTGGACTGCCTTTGGGGAAATTCCGTCAGAGAGAGGCGCCGGAAAGGATGCGGCGGGCCTTTTCGAGGTCGGCGGGAGTATCGACACCGAGCGGTATCGTGTCAACGATCTCTACATCGATGCGCATGCCGGCCTCCAGCGCTCGCAATTGCTCCAGTGATTCGCGTCTTTCCAGCGTCGATGGGCCGAGGCTGACGAATTTCTCCAGCGCGGCGCGGCGATAGGTGTAGAGGCCGATATGATGATAAAGCGGCCCGTTGCCGTAGGGAGCCGTGGCGCGCGTGAAGTAAAGGGCGCGCAGGCGGCTGTTCGAAATGGCCGAGCCGACAACCTTGACGACACTCGGCAGCGTCTTTTCTTCCTCGTTCTTGATCTCGACGGTCAGCGTGGCGATATCGACGGCCGGATCTTCCAGCGGGCGCAGCGAAGCGCGGATGGTCT is part of the Rhizobium sp. CB3090 genome and harbors:
- a CDS encoding VOC family protein, which produces MTSPNLIIFYVKDPAESVPFYRDLLGREPAVAAPNFAAFPLDNGFTLGLWRRSNVEPQPSAIGNRGELAFMVEGDGAVAEHYKDWKARGLPIAQELTTMDFGPTFVVLDPDGHRLRVCEPDK
- a CDS encoding 3-deoxy-manno-octulosonate cytidylyltransferase, translated to MTDPNLDKTLVLIPARMASTRLPGKPLADICGLPMIVQVAKRAREAAIGRIVVAVDHDDTFAAVANAGFEVVMTRTDHQSGSDRIYEALQAVDPEGRAEIVVNVQGDLPTIDPETIRASLRPLEDPAVDIATLTVEIKNEEEKTLPSVVKVVGSAISNSRLRALYFTRATAPYGNGPLYHHIGLYTYRRAALEKFVSLGPSTLERRESLEQLRALEAGMRIDVEIVDTIPLGVDTPADLEKARRILSGASL
- a CDS encoding prephenate dehydratase → MITKTNKISFQGDYGANSDMASRDMFPTMEPLPCQTFEDAFTAVDNGEADLGMIPIENTIAGRVADIHHLLPESRLHIVGEYFMPIHFQLMVLPGVKKEEIRTVHSHIHALGQCRKVVRANGWKPIIAGDTAGAAKLVHETGDRTMAALAPRLAADLYGLEIVAENVEDTESNVTRFVVLSRDENWAQRSSAEEKIVTTFVFNVRNIPAALYKALGGFATNGINMTKLESYQLGGRFVATQFYADIEGHPSDAHVRRALEELRFFSEKVRILGVYKGHPMRGDL